In Alteromonas sp. V450, the following proteins share a genomic window:
- a CDS encoding CheR family methyltransferase yields MSAIHSTEAQREFPYSRRDFERVKSLLFKQAGINLADSKDAMVYSRLARRLRTLNIHSFKEYLAYVESCKDEMEHFINALTTNLTAFFREPHHFEALANYLRSRPQTKRIWCAASSTGEEPYSIAMTVASVYGTFTPNIQILATDIDSKVLQKARQGIYAQNSISQLSHDYKTQFFYKGKGTQAGRVRVVDELRKMVQFESLNLMSPNWFVNAPIDVIFCRNVMIYFDRPTQRKILARMVKLMSADGMYVAGHSENFTMYPELVAPMGKTIYRPVV; encoded by the coding sequence ATGTCAGCAATACACAGCACGGAAGCGCAAAGGGAATTTCCATATAGCCGAAGAGACTTTGAACGGGTTAAAAGCCTGCTATTTAAACAAGCTGGCATTAATTTAGCCGACTCTAAAGATGCAATGGTCTATAGCCGCTTAGCTAGGCGGCTACGCACGCTCAATATTCACAGTTTTAAAGAGTACCTGGCGTATGTAGAAAGCTGTAAAGATGAAATGGAACACTTCATTAATGCGCTCACTACCAACCTCACGGCATTTTTTAGAGAGCCCCATCATTTTGAAGCATTAGCTAATTACCTTCGAAGTCGCCCTCAAACGAAGCGAATTTGGTGTGCGGCAAGCAGCACGGGTGAAGAACCATACAGTATTGCAATGACGGTTGCGTCTGTGTATGGCACCTTTACGCCAAACATTCAAATACTCGCCACAGATATCGACAGTAAAGTATTGCAGAAAGCTCGCCAAGGTATTTATGCCCAAAACAGCATCAGCCAGCTTTCCCACGATTATAAAACCCAGTTCTTCTACAAAGGTAAAGGCACACAAGCCGGAAGGGTCAGGGTGGTGGATGAGTTAAGAAAAATGGTGCAGTTCGAATCACTAAATTTGATGTCGCCAAACTGGTTTGTAAATGCACCAATAGATGTGATTTTTTGCCGAAACGTCATGATTTACTTCGACCGGCCCACTCAGCGTAAAATATTAGCACGAATGGTGAAATTGATGAGTGCTGACGGCATGTATGTCGCAGGGCATTCCGAAAACTTCACCATGTACCCTGAACTTGTCGCTCCTATGGGGAAAACAATTTACCGACCGGTTGTTTAG
- the cheD gene encoding chemoreceptor glutamine deamidase CheD, with translation MSQDENPIRYFDNRLQKEAVKILPGQYYATASDKALVTILGSCVAACIFDKEKKIGGMNHFMLPDLNLTTNLDTCLATKYGVHAMNMLIDQLVHLGARRNKLVAKAFGGGKVLPGFVQQDIGRVNAEFVLDYLDNANIPLISSDLMSTYARKIYYFPADGNVYMKRIREFHNATLYERESAHRVLLSEQAKAGVISFSEQSHAYKSSRG, from the coding sequence ATGAGTCAGGATGAAAACCCCATACGATATTTTGATAACCGGCTCCAGAAAGAAGCGGTTAAGATTCTGCCAGGGCAGTACTATGCGACGGCCTCAGACAAAGCACTCGTGACCATTCTCGGTTCTTGCGTAGCAGCATGTATTTTCGATAAAGAAAAGAAAATTGGCGGTATGAATCACTTTATGTTGCCCGACCTTAATTTGACTACCAATCTCGACACCTGCTTAGCTACAAAATATGGCGTGCACGCTATGAATATGCTTATAGATCAGCTTGTTCACTTGGGAGCTCGTCGTAATAAATTGGTAGCCAAAGCGTTCGGTGGTGGAAAGGTGTTACCTGGGTTTGTGCAGCAAGACATCGGGCGAGTCAACGCCGAGTTCGTTCTAGACTATTTAGATAATGCCAACATCCCACTCATAAGCAGCGACTTAATGTCTACCTATGCACGCAAAATTTATTATTTTCCCGCCGACGGCAATGTTTATATGAAGCGAATTCGAGAGTTCCATAATGCCACGCTCTATGAACGTGAGTCTGCGCATCGCGTACTACTCTCTGAGCAAGCCAAAGCCGGTGTCATTTCATTTTCGGAACAGTCACATGCCTATAAAAGTTCTCGTGGTTGA
- a CDS encoding chemotaxis response regulator protein-glutamate methylesterase, with product MPIKVLVVDDSALIRQILSEIVAQAPELSLVGAAPDAYVAKRMVQEFRPDVITLDIEMPKVDGLRFLEVMMKAMPTPVVMISTLTERGADATLRALELGAVDFIAKPKLGVAQGMAEYAAIIIEKIKAAAHSKLGHPTEARCTKHASMRYTGTEKLIGIGASTGGTEAIKDVIMHFPRNAPATVISQHMPPGFTTTYAKRLDNLCEITVREAQGGERLLPGFAYLAPGNKHLKVERSGADYRLLLDDGPKVSGHKPSVDVMFDSLAEHAGGNAVGVLLTGMGRDGAKGLKNMHTKGSITFCQDEQTCVVYGMPKTAVEMKAASFIKPLEDISDAILDTLEALGAGSRL from the coding sequence ATGCCTATAAAAGTTCTCGTGGTTGATGACTCTGCGTTAATTCGTCAAATACTTTCAGAAATAGTGGCGCAAGCACCAGAGCTATCCTTGGTTGGTGCAGCTCCCGATGCTTACGTAGCTAAGCGAATGGTTCAAGAATTTAGGCCAGATGTTATTACCTTAGATATTGAAATGCCAAAGGTAGATGGCCTACGTTTTTTAGAAGTTATGATGAAAGCAATGCCGACCCCAGTGGTAATGATTTCTACGCTGACTGAGCGAGGGGCCGATGCTACTCTGCGCGCATTGGAATTAGGGGCCGTGGATTTTATAGCAAAGCCAAAATTAGGTGTTGCGCAAGGTATGGCGGAATACGCTGCGATCATCATTGAAAAGATAAAAGCTGCAGCTCACTCCAAGCTAGGTCATCCAACTGAAGCCCGTTGCACTAAGCATGCTTCTATGCGCTACACCGGCACCGAAAAACTCATTGGTATAGGAGCGTCTACTGGCGGAACCGAAGCGATAAAGGATGTCATCATGCATTTTCCTCGCAATGCACCTGCTACGGTAATTTCCCAGCATATGCCGCCGGGCTTCACTACTACCTATGCCAAACGGCTTGATAACCTATGTGAAATAACGGTAAGAGAGGCACAAGGTGGAGAGCGTCTATTGCCGGGATTTGCCTATTTAGCACCGGGTAATAAGCACCTGAAAGTAGAACGAAGTGGCGCAGACTATCGTTTATTGCTTGATGATGGGCCTAAAGTATCAGGGCACAAGCCTTCGGTTGATGTGATGTTCGACTCGCTCGCTGAGCATGCTGGTGGAAATGCGGTGGGGGTACTGCTCACAGGTATGGGGCGCGACGGCGCAAAGGGGTTGAAAAACATGCATACCAAAGGCTCTATCACTTTCTGCCAAGATGAGCAAACCTGTGTGGTGTATGGTATGCCCAAAACCGCAGTAGAAATGAAAGCTGCAAGTTTTATCAAGCCTCTAGAAGACATCTCCGACGCGATACTAGATACCCTTGAAGCCTTAGGTGCAGGAAGTCGGCTTTAA
- a CDS encoding methyl-accepting chemotaxis protein, giving the protein MVAIASNYLDNFFSSKSNAFIVAFLMMLASWSLSFTSVAHLGLALSSVCVVFLLFVLLKITTNSQAGTTHKPNQPAVNQSCVNNTSASNESVEVAVSEASSILTVTSSNIADIFSTQSDAVATLSESFISLQALLGQQEASINNLLKDDDNDDCAYADKMRTFASDTDSTLTQFIASTTQMTDSTRALETQVQTIQQAMPTVIEALSGIDDISSQTNLLALNAAIEAARAGEAGRGFAVVADEVRALSTRSTQFSDVIKTQIENIKSLIDKLTETAEVVASQDISHVVNAKDAISAQLRGIIKKAESDIQGASELEAIRQQLADSTAAAIRGLQFGDINGQNLTYTREIIEFVIEQLSTLSPESASRVRENLENYQHSLTEKGQADHNPVSATSMDAGDVELF; this is encoded by the coding sequence GTGGTCGCTATTGCATCAAATTATTTAGATAACTTTTTCTCTAGCAAGAGTAACGCGTTTATTGTTGCGTTTTTAATGATGTTAGCGAGCTGGAGCTTGTCTTTTACATCCGTTGCGCATTTAGGCCTTGCTCTTAGTTCAGTCTGTGTCGTTTTTTTGTTATTCGTTTTACTCAAAATAACGACCAATTCGCAAGCTGGTACCACTCACAAACCAAATCAACCTGCTGTTAACCAATCTTGTGTAAACAATACCTCGGCAAGTAACGAGTCGGTGGAGGTTGCAGTGTCTGAAGCAAGCAGCATCCTTACCGTCACTTCTTCGAATATTGCAGACATTTTTTCAACTCAAAGCGATGCAGTGGCTACGTTGAGCGAATCGTTTATTTCACTTCAGGCGCTGCTTGGGCAGCAAGAAGCCAGTATCAACAATCTGCTTAAAGACGATGACAACGACGATTGTGCTTATGCCGATAAAATGCGCACGTTTGCTTCAGATACTGACTCCACACTAACGCAATTTATCGCGTCAACTACCCAAATGACAGACTCTACAAGGGCGTTAGAAACTCAAGTACAAACCATACAGCAGGCAATGCCGACCGTCATTGAAGCCTTAAGCGGAATTGATGATATATCCTCACAAACCAATTTGTTGGCACTTAATGCTGCCATTGAAGCAGCACGTGCTGGCGAGGCCGGCCGCGGATTTGCCGTTGTTGCTGATGAAGTTCGTGCGCTATCAACCCGTTCTACACAGTTTAGCGATGTAATAAAAACCCAAATAGAAAACATCAAATCGCTTATCGACAAACTAACGGAAACCGCTGAAGTTGTTGCGTCTCAGGATATTTCTCACGTGGTTAACGCAAAAGATGCGATTAGCGCACAGCTTAGAGGCATCATCAAAAAAGCAGAATCCGACATACAAGGCGCGAGCGAACTCGAGGCCATCAGACAACAGCTGGCAGACTCAACTGCTGCGGCCATTAGGGGGTTACAGTTTGGTGATATCAATGGACAAAACCTTACTTATACCCGAGAAATCATCGAGTTCGTTATAGAACAGCTGTCAACGCTTAGCCCTGAAAGTGCAAGCCGAGTGCGAGAAAACTTAGAAAACTACCAACACTCGCTGACAGAAAAAGGTCAAGCAGATCACAACCCAGTTTCTGCCACTTCCATGGATGCAGGCGACGTGGAACTTTTTTAG
- a CDS encoding response regulator encodes MSKSILIVDDSVSIRQMVEMTLKSANYNVTTAQDGQDALDKCQGTRFDFVLTDQNMPRMDGLTLIKSLRGLANFRSTPIVMLTTEAGDDMKAKGKAAGATGWMVKPFDPNKLLDVMKRVLG; translated from the coding sequence ATGAGCAAAAGCATACTGATTGTGGATGACTCTGTGTCTATTCGCCAGATGGTTGAAATGACACTTAAGTCAGCAAATTACAACGTAACAACGGCCCAAGACGGACAAGATGCGCTAGACAAGTGCCAGGGGACCCGTTTCGATTTCGTTCTTACCGATCAAAACATGCCTCGCATGGATGGTCTCACGCTGATCAAGTCTTTAAGAGGTCTGGCTAACTTTCGTTCGACGCCAATTGTCATGCTAACAACGGAAGCTGGTGACGATATGAAGGCGAAAGGAAAAGCAGCTGGCGCTACAGGATGGATGGTGAAGCCCTTCGATCCGAATAAGCTGCTAGATGTGATGAAACGAGTTTTAGGTTAG
- a CDS encoding chemotaxis protein CheA: protein MTIDVNQFHGVFFDESDEHLQDMEQLLMTLDVDAPDPEELNSIFRAAHSIKGGSGIFGFDALMNLTHVMENLLDKARNQEIQVTADIVDIFLQTLDVLKDTLSAYKEQTELPQEQIDASIKVLEDTLASASGLPVQDAQDSPEPNAEDEANDIEGFGFFDEEETAAQEESENGADDIEGFGLFDDEATPTKVNTDAEANRDTSNVDEGFGFFEPENLPVKTEAPQSAPPKQPIVKPVKTKPKAVAKEAASIRVDTTKIDAMVNLVGELVITQSMLSNVGQEVEGQVGERLQLAIDELQRNTREIQESVMSMRMLPVNMTFNRFPRVVRDLSSKLGKKVDLVIQGGNTEIDKSLIEKLVDPLTHLVRNSIDHGIESPEKRLEAGKSENGTVILSAEQKGSSIIIGIIDDGAGLNKARILEKATQNGLAVTPDMPDSEIWQLIFQAGFSTAAEVTDVSGRGVGMDVVRRNIESIGGRIEIESSQGEGSAFYIHLPLTLAIVDGMCVSVGDQIFVIPLLNVIESFQPTASQVKTLGNDKVLWIRDQYWPLVSLTQLMQVDDGITEPTKGIVVLLESSKKRYGVLVDSLVGQQQVVIKSLEQHYKKVAGIAGATIMGDGKVAMILDADSVAANCSTIPNEEVSL, encoded by the coding sequence ATGACCATTGATGTAAACCAGTTTCACGGTGTGTTTTTTGATGAGAGTGATGAACACCTTCAAGACATGGAGCAGTTGCTCATGACCTTGGACGTGGATGCTCCCGACCCCGAAGAGTTAAACAGTATCTTTAGAGCGGCGCATTCCATAAAAGGTGGCAGCGGTATCTTTGGCTTCGACGCTTTAATGAATCTTACCCATGTCATGGAAAACCTTCTCGACAAAGCGCGTAACCAAGAAATTCAAGTTACGGCGGATATTGTTGATATTTTTCTACAAACCCTTGATGTACTCAAAGACACCTTATCTGCTTATAAAGAACAAACAGAACTCCCTCAAGAACAAATTGATGCCAGTATTAAAGTACTTGAAGACACGCTTGCAAGCGCATCAGGGCTGCCGGTGCAAGATGCTCAGGACTCTCCCGAACCAAACGCAGAAGATGAAGCCAACGACATTGAGGGTTTTGGTTTCTTTGATGAAGAAGAGACTGCAGCCCAAGAGGAAAGTGAAAATGGCGCGGACGATATAGAAGGTTTTGGGCTCTTCGACGATGAAGCAACTCCTACCAAAGTAAATACTGACGCAGAAGCAAACCGTGACACTAGCAACGTTGATGAAGGTTTCGGTTTCTTCGAACCAGAAAACCTTCCCGTAAAAACAGAGGCCCCCCAGTCTGCCCCACCTAAACAGCCCATTGTGAAGCCGGTAAAAACTAAGCCAAAGGCCGTAGCAAAAGAAGCCGCATCAATTCGCGTAGACACTACCAAAATTGATGCAATGGTTAACTTAGTTGGTGAACTCGTTATCACGCAATCCATGCTTTCTAACGTAGGCCAGGAGGTTGAAGGGCAAGTAGGTGAACGCTTGCAGCTTGCAATAGATGAGCTTCAGCGCAATACCCGTGAAATTCAAGAATCGGTGATGTCTATGCGTATGTTGCCGGTGAATATGACGTTTAATCGTTTCCCTCGCGTTGTGCGCGACCTATCGTCAAAACTGGGTAAAAAAGTCGACTTAGTTATTCAAGGTGGCAACACTGAGATCGATAAGAGCCTTATCGAAAAACTGGTCGACCCGCTCACTCACTTAGTCAGAAACAGTATTGACCACGGTATCGAAAGCCCTGAAAAGCGCCTTGAGGCGGGTAAATCGGAAAACGGTACGGTTATTTTAAGTGCAGAGCAGAAAGGTAGCAGCATTATCATCGGCATTATTGATGATGGAGCAGGCTTGAACAAAGCCCGCATTTTAGAGAAAGCCACCCAAAACGGACTGGCGGTTACGCCCGACATGCCAGACAGTGAAATTTGGCAGCTTATATTCCAAGCGGGTTTTTCTACCGCAGCTGAGGTTACCGATGTATCCGGCCGTGGCGTAGGTATGGATGTAGTTCGCAGAAACATAGAATCGATTGGCGGACGCATTGAAATAGAATCATCGCAGGGTGAGGGCTCAGCATTTTATATCCACTTACCCCTAACGCTTGCCATTGTAGATGGCATGTGTGTTTCGGTGGGCGACCAAATTTTTGTCATTCCGCTACTTAATGTTATCGAATCCTTTCAGCCCACCGCTTCTCAAGTAAAAACACTCGGCAATGATAAAGTGCTGTGGATTAGAGATCAGTATTGGCCGTTAGTGTCGCTTACACAGCTTATGCAGGTTGACGACGGTATTACTGAACCGACCAAGGGCATAGTGGTACTTCTTGAAAGTAGCAAGAAACGCTACGGCGTGCTGGTGGACTCTCTAGTGGGGCAGCAGCAGGTCGTGATTAAAAGCTTAGAACAACACTACAAAAAGGTCGCAGGGATTGCCGGCGCCACCATTATGGGGGATGGCAAAGTAGCCATGATTTTGGATGCCGACTCGGTAGCGGCAAATTGTTCCACTATTCCAAATGAAGAGGTTTCACTATGA
- a CDS encoding chemotaxis protein CheW, with the protein MSEAALQQAVSASKENEFLSFVLGEEHYALDITTVKEIRGYEQVTKIANAPSFIKGVINLRGDIVPIVDLRIKFNVGEATYNDFTIVIMLNVHERIVGIVVDGVSDVIRLSEEDMLPPPEFGVAFDSKYLHGLADVEEHMVILVNIESLITSNELGLVETKTQVVEG; encoded by the coding sequence ATGAGCGAAGCAGCCCTACAGCAAGCCGTAAGTGCGTCGAAAGAGAATGAATTCTTAAGTTTCGTGTTGGGCGAAGAACACTACGCCTTAGACATCACGACGGTGAAAGAAATTCGCGGCTATGAGCAAGTCACTAAGATAGCTAACGCACCAAGCTTTATTAAAGGTGTAATTAATCTGCGTGGCGACATTGTGCCTATTGTGGATCTGCGCATTAAGTTCAACGTGGGTGAAGCCACCTACAACGACTTTACTATCGTCATCATGCTAAACGTTCACGAGCGTATCGTTGGAATTGTCGTTGACGGGGTGTCTGATGTTATTCGTCTTTCCGAAGAAGACATGTTGCCGCCACCAGAATTCGGTGTGGCGTTTGATAGCAAATACCTTCACGGGTTGGCAGATGTCGAAGAACATATGGTTATTCTAGTGAATATTGAGAGCTTAATTACAAGTAATGAATTGGGCTTAGTTGAAACAAAAACACAAGTGGTTGAGGGTTGA
- a CDS encoding methyl-accepting chemotaxis protein has product MGIMTWLEDFTKATDVNQALRNKQALDATTCCIMMADADRNIIYANQSVKTLLKENEKKLQAVLPSFSADNLEGQNIDQFHRNPSHQRNILAELKSTMTSTISIGDLNFKLTLTPLFDQDNKNIGTMVEWVDQSELLIKSTMLNVLNEAQAVIEFNADGVIQNANDNFLNALGYSLNEIVGNHHKMFCDNQYIRTEEYAQFWRELKAGKPQSGEFCRFNKMGKEIWIQATYNPVFDGDGKVIRVVKFATDITASKLRNAYFEGQIEAINKAQAVIEFDLEGKILNANENFTNTVGYSLDEIVGKHHSMFVDEEYKRSVEYSQFWEQLRQGVLFTDEFKRIGKGGKEIWIQASYNPILDQNGRPHRVVKYAIDITGRKQAISDIKTAMNELVQGNLDCRIEHEFDGEFKELGTSINRFIDDMRRIIGSISDVMTRLSGGDLTAELDEQFEGEFQVLSDAINQFVGEMSGTIGSIYQAVETINTASSEIATGNSDLSSRTEQQASSLEETASSMEELTGTVKLNAENAEQANSLASQSCEIASRGGELIRQVVDTMSSINESAQEISDIIGVIDGIAFQTNILALNAAVEAARAGEQGRGFAVVASEVRSLAQRSAEAAKEIKELISDSVNKIDGGNKLVNQSGETMEEVVTSIKRVNDIMSEIAAASSEQASGIEEVSKAVVQMDEMTQQNAALVEEAAAAAESLQQQAGNLSERVSTFNIGDRATITEALPQKVHQVVKEKKVASVATLNTNKKLAPKVPNNDEWESF; this is encoded by the coding sequence ATGGGAATTATGACGTGGTTGGAAGACTTCACCAAAGCAACGGATGTAAATCAAGCATTGAGAAACAAGCAGGCGCTTGATGCAACCACTTGCTGCATCATGATGGCCGATGCCGATAGAAACATCATCTATGCTAACCAGTCTGTGAAAACACTGCTCAAAGAGAATGAAAAGAAATTACAGGCTGTTCTTCCCAGTTTTTCTGCTGATAATTTGGAAGGTCAGAACATCGACCAATTTCATCGGAACCCTTCACATCAGCGCAATATCCTTGCTGAATTAAAATCGACAATGACTTCTACAATTAGTATTGGCGATTTGAATTTTAAACTTACGCTGACCCCTCTATTCGACCAAGACAATAAGAATATAGGTACTATGGTTGAGTGGGTCGATCAGTCTGAGTTGCTCATTAAAAGCACCATGTTAAATGTATTGAACGAAGCGCAAGCGGTTATCGAGTTCAACGCTGATGGTGTTATTCAAAATGCCAACGATAACTTTCTGAATGCGCTTGGTTATAGTCTTAATGAAATCGTAGGCAATCATCACAAAATGTTCTGCGATAACCAGTACATCCGCACTGAAGAGTACGCTCAATTTTGGCGTGAACTAAAAGCGGGCAAGCCACAAAGCGGTGAGTTTTGTCGTTTTAATAAAATGGGTAAAGAGATTTGGATCCAAGCTACCTACAATCCGGTCTTCGATGGTGATGGTAAGGTAATACGCGTGGTGAAATTTGCCACTGACATTACTGCATCAAAATTACGTAATGCATATTTTGAAGGGCAAATTGAAGCAATCAACAAGGCTCAGGCGGTTATTGAATTTGACCTTGAAGGAAAAATTCTTAACGCCAACGAAAACTTCACCAACACAGTTGGCTATAGCTTAGATGAAATCGTCGGCAAACATCACAGCATGTTTGTTGATGAAGAGTATAAGCGCAGCGTTGAATACAGTCAGTTTTGGGAGCAGCTACGCCAAGGCGTGCTGTTTACTGATGAGTTTAAGCGCATAGGCAAAGGCGGCAAAGAAATTTGGATCCAGGCATCTTATAACCCCATCTTGGATCAAAACGGCAGACCCCATCGCGTTGTGAAGTACGCTATTGATATCACGGGTAGAAAGCAGGCTATAAGCGATATCAAAACCGCCATGAATGAATTGGTGCAGGGTAATTTAGATTGCCGTATTGAGCATGAGTTTGACGGTGAGTTTAAGGAGCTTGGCACATCTATCAACCGCTTTATAGATGACATGCGCCGTATTATAGGGTCTATCAGCGATGTGATGACCCGTTTGTCTGGTGGTGATTTAACAGCTGAACTTGATGAGCAGTTTGAAGGCGAATTCCAAGTATTGAGCGATGCTATAAATCAGTTCGTTGGCGAAATGTCTGGCACTATTGGCTCCATCTACCAAGCAGTAGAAACCATTAATACTGCTTCATCTGAAATAGCCACAGGCAACTCTGACCTTTCAAGTCGCACTGAACAGCAGGCATCAAGCCTAGAAGAAACAGCGTCGAGTATGGAAGAGCTTACCGGTACAGTAAAACTCAACGCTGAAAACGCGGAACAAGCTAACAGTTTAGCATCGCAAAGTTGTGAAATCGCGTCGCGCGGCGGCGAGTTAATTCGTCAGGTCGTCGACACCATGTCGTCAATTAACGAGTCGGCTCAAGAGATCTCAGACATCATTGGTGTTATTGACGGCATTGCATTTCAAACCAACATTCTTGCGCTAAATGCCGCTGTAGAAGCAGCAAGAGCGGGAGAACAGGGGCGCGGCTTTGCAGTTGTGGCGTCAGAAGTAAGAAGCCTGGCTCAACGCTCTGCTGAGGCGGCAAAAGAGATCAAAGAGCTTATATCAGACTCGGTGAACAAAATTGATGGGGGCAATAAACTCGTCAATCAGTCTGGCGAGACAATGGAAGAGGTGGTGACCTCTATCAAGCGGGTCAACGACATAATGTCGGAAATTGCGGCGGCGAGTTCTGAACAGGCTTCAGGCATTGAAGAGGTGAGTAAAGCGGTAGTACAAATGGATGAAATGACGCAGCAAAACGCCGCGCTGGTAGAAGAAGCGGCGGCGGCTGCAGAAAGCTTACAGCAGCAAGCGGGCAATTTATCCGAGCGTGTATCGACATTTAACATTGGTGACAGAGCCACTATCACTGAGGCACTTCCTCAAAAAGTACATCAAGTAGTGAAGGAAAAAAAAGTGGCTTCAGTGGCCACGTTAAATACAAATAAAAAGCTGGCTCCTAAAGTACCGAACAACGATGAGTGGGAGTCTTTCTAG